The Mercurialis annua linkage group LG8, ddMerAnnu1.2, whole genome shotgun sequence genome window below encodes:
- the LOC126662317 gene encoding protein DA1-related 2 isoform X1, whose product MAPPASFSPSSGVSYISNPCIYGDFVSSYAERKSRLMKWLSKFFKSGPSGGGRGGGSSRHPQLLGEENMVSLRAPARSLDEHSRHGKEKDESDHAMALSLSEDWKRPGYRWRTNHDEELAKALQDNLNSSGYPPYAPNQSTYPPYAPSQYHHRGYRICGGCHSDIGYGNYLGCMGQFFHPDCFRCSSCRYPITENEVVLYKSKDPYHKSCFKELTHPKCEVCHQYIPTNDAGLIEYRCHPFWSQKYCPSHEHDHTARCCSCERLESRNTRYYCLEDGRSLCLECMESAITDTGDCQPLYHSIRDYYEGMNMKLDQQIPMLLVERQALNEAIVGEKNGYHHMPETRGLCLSEEQTVTSIQRRPRIGGNRLVGIRTQPQKLTRKSCEVTAILVLYGLPRLLTGAILAHELMHGWLRLKGYRNLSPEVEEGICQVLSYMWLESEVVLPSKSMPSTSAAAAASSSSSSSLSSKKGGKSNVENKLGEFFMHQIANDASPAYGGGFRSANAAVNKYGLRRTLDHIRLTGHFPL is encoded by the exons ATGGCGCCTCCCGCTTCTTTTTCGCCGTCTTCAGGTGTCAGTTATATTTCTAATCCTTGTATTTATG GGGATTTTGTTTCTTCATACGCAGAGAGGAAATCTCGGCTTATGAAATGGCTTAGTAAGTTTTTTAAAAGTGGGCCGAGTGGCGGCGGCCGCGGTGGCGGGAGTAGCCGGCATCCACAGCTTCTTGGAGAGGAAAATATGGTTAGCTTGCGTGCTCCGGCGAGATCTTTG GATGAGCATTCTAGACATGGTAAGGAGAAAGATGAATCTGATCATGCCATGGCACTTTCTCTGTCTGAAGATTGGAAAAGACCAG GATATAGATGGAGAACAAATCACGACGAAGAACTCGCTAAGGCGCTTCAGGATAACCTCAATTCATCAGGATATCCTCCTTATGCCCCTAATCAATCTACATATCCTCCTTATGCCCCTTCACAATATCACCACAGAGGTTACAG AATTTGTGGTGGCTGCCATAGTGACATTGGTTATGGCAATTATTTGGGATGCATGGGACAGTTTTTTCATCCAGATTGCTTTCGTTGTTCGTCTTGTCGCTATCCGATTACTGAGAATGAGGTAGTTTTATATAAAA GTAAAGATCCATATCATAAGTCATGTTTCAAAGAGTTGACTCATCCCAAATGTGAAGTCTGCCATCAATAT ATCCCAACAAATGATGCCGGTTTGATAGAGTATAGATGCCATCCATTCTGGTCTCAGAAATACTGTCCATCACACGAACATGATCATACAGCTCGATGCTGCAGTTGTGAACGCTTGGAG TCCCGGAATACGAGATACTATTGTTTGGAAGACGGACGGAGCTTATGCTTAGAATGCATGGAATCTGCTATTACAGACACCGGTGACTGCCAACCACTTTACCATTCCATCAGAGATTATTATGAAGGGATGAATATGAAGCTGGATCAGCAAATTCCTATGCTTCTTGTCGAAAGACAAGCGCTTAACGAAGCTATTGTTGGGGAGAAAAAT GGGTATCATCACATGCCTGAGACGCGGGGTTTATGCCTATCGGAAGAACAAACTGTTACTAGT ATACAAAGGAGACCAAGGATTGGTGGAAATAGACTAGTTGGAATTAGAACCCAACCGCAAAAGCTGACTCGAAAAAGCTGTGAGGTTACTGCTATTCTCGTACTTTACGGTCTTCCAAG ACTACTAACCGGTGCTATTCTTGCTCATGAGTTGATGCACGGTTGGTTGCgtctaaaag GTTACCGAAATCTGAGTCCTGAAGTAGAAGAAGGTATATGCCAAGTACTCTCGTACATGTGGCTCGAATCAGAAGTAGTATTGCCATCGAAAAGCATGCCATCTACATCcgcagcagcagcagcatcCTCTTCCTCCTCTTCTTCATTGTCTTCAAAGAAAGGCGGAAAATCCAACGTGGAAAATAAATTGGGAGAGTTTTTCATGCATCAAATAGCCAATGATGCATCCCCTGCTTATGGAGGAGGCTTCAGGTCTGCAAATGCTGCTGTCAATAAGTACGGTTTACGTCGAACTTTGGATCATATCCGGCTTACAGGACACTTCCCTTTGTAA
- the LOC126662317 gene encoding protein DA1-related 2 isoform X3: MAPPASFSPSSGVSYISNPCIYERKSRLMKWLSKFFKSGPSGGGRGGGSSRHPQLLGEENMVSLRAPARSLDEHSRHGKEKDESDHAMALSLSEDWKRPGYRWRTNHDEELAKALQDNLNSSGYPPYAPNQSTYPPYAPSQYHHRGYRICGGCHSDIGYGNYLGCMGQFFHPDCFRCSSCRYPITENEVVLYKSKDPYHKSCFKELTHPKCEVCHQYIPTNDAGLIEYRCHPFWSQKYCPSHEHDHTARCCSCERLESRNTRYYCLEDGRSLCLECMESAITDTGDCQPLYHSIRDYYEGMNMKLDQQIPMLLVERQALNEAIVGEKNGYHHMPETRGLCLSEEQTVTSIQRRPRIGGNRLVGIRTQPQKLTRKSCEVTAILVLYGLPRLLTGAILAHELMHGWLRLKGYRNLSPEVEEGICQVLSYMWLESEVVLPSKSMPSTSAAAAASSSSSSSLSSKKGGKSNVENKLGEFFMHQIANDASPAYGGGFRSANAAVNKYGLRRTLDHIRLTGHFPL, translated from the exons ATGGCGCCTCCCGCTTCTTTTTCGCCGTCTTCAGGTGTCAGTTATATTTCTAATCCTTGTATTTATG AGAGGAAATCTCGGCTTATGAAATGGCTTAGTAAGTTTTTTAAAAGTGGGCCGAGTGGCGGCGGCCGCGGTGGCGGGAGTAGCCGGCATCCACAGCTTCTTGGAGAGGAAAATATGGTTAGCTTGCGTGCTCCGGCGAGATCTTTG GATGAGCATTCTAGACATGGTAAGGAGAAAGATGAATCTGATCATGCCATGGCACTTTCTCTGTCTGAAGATTGGAAAAGACCAG GATATAGATGGAGAACAAATCACGACGAAGAACTCGCTAAGGCGCTTCAGGATAACCTCAATTCATCAGGATATCCTCCTTATGCCCCTAATCAATCTACATATCCTCCTTATGCCCCTTCACAATATCACCACAGAGGTTACAG AATTTGTGGTGGCTGCCATAGTGACATTGGTTATGGCAATTATTTGGGATGCATGGGACAGTTTTTTCATCCAGATTGCTTTCGTTGTTCGTCTTGTCGCTATCCGATTACTGAGAATGAGGTAGTTTTATATAAAA GTAAAGATCCATATCATAAGTCATGTTTCAAAGAGTTGACTCATCCCAAATGTGAAGTCTGCCATCAATAT ATCCCAACAAATGATGCCGGTTTGATAGAGTATAGATGCCATCCATTCTGGTCTCAGAAATACTGTCCATCACACGAACATGATCATACAGCTCGATGCTGCAGTTGTGAACGCTTGGAG TCCCGGAATACGAGATACTATTGTTTGGAAGACGGACGGAGCTTATGCTTAGAATGCATGGAATCTGCTATTACAGACACCGGTGACTGCCAACCACTTTACCATTCCATCAGAGATTATTATGAAGGGATGAATATGAAGCTGGATCAGCAAATTCCTATGCTTCTTGTCGAAAGACAAGCGCTTAACGAAGCTATTGTTGGGGAGAAAAAT GGGTATCATCACATGCCTGAGACGCGGGGTTTATGCCTATCGGAAGAACAAACTGTTACTAGT ATACAAAGGAGACCAAGGATTGGTGGAAATAGACTAGTTGGAATTAGAACCCAACCGCAAAAGCTGACTCGAAAAAGCTGTGAGGTTACTGCTATTCTCGTACTTTACGGTCTTCCAAG ACTACTAACCGGTGCTATTCTTGCTCATGAGTTGATGCACGGTTGGTTGCgtctaaaag GTTACCGAAATCTGAGTCCTGAAGTAGAAGAAGGTATATGCCAAGTACTCTCGTACATGTGGCTCGAATCAGAAGTAGTATTGCCATCGAAAAGCATGCCATCTACATCcgcagcagcagcagcatcCTCTTCCTCCTCTTCTTCATTGTCTTCAAAGAAAGGCGGAAAATCCAACGTGGAAAATAAATTGGGAGAGTTTTTCATGCATCAAATAGCCAATGATGCATCCCCTGCTTATGGAGGAGGCTTCAGGTCTGCAAATGCTGCTGTCAATAAGTACGGTTTACGTCGAACTTTGGATCATATCCGGCTTACAGGACACTTCCCTTTGTAA
- the LOC126662317 gene encoding protein DA1-related 2 isoform X5, translating into MAPPASFSPSSGDFVSSYAERKSRLMKWLSKFFKSGPSGGGRGGGSSRHPQLLGEENMVSLRAPARSLDEHSRHGKEKDESDHAMALSLSEDWKRPGYRWRTNHDEELAKALQDNLNSSGYPPYAPNQSTYPPYAPSQYHHRGYRICGGCHSDIGYGNYLGCMGQFFHPDCFRCSSCRYPITENEVVLYKSKDPYHKSCFKELTHPKCEVCHQYIPTNDAGLIEYRCHPFWSQKYCPSHEHDHTARCCSCERLESRNTRYYCLEDGRSLCLECMESAITDTGDCQPLYHSIRDYYEGMNMKLDQQIPMLLVERQALNEAIVGEKNGYHHMPETRGLCLSEEQTVTSIQRRPRIGGNRLVGIRTQPQKLTRKSCEVTAILVLYGLPRLLTGAILAHELMHGWLRLKGYRNLSPEVEEGICQVLSYMWLESEVVLPSKSMPSTSAAAAASSSSSSSLSSKKGGKSNVENKLGEFFMHQIANDASPAYGGGFRSANAAVNKYGLRRTLDHIRLTGHFPL; encoded by the exons ATGGCGCCTCCCGCTTCTTTTTCGCCGTCTTCAG GGGATTTTGTTTCTTCATACGCAGAGAGGAAATCTCGGCTTATGAAATGGCTTAGTAAGTTTTTTAAAAGTGGGCCGAGTGGCGGCGGCCGCGGTGGCGGGAGTAGCCGGCATCCACAGCTTCTTGGAGAGGAAAATATGGTTAGCTTGCGTGCTCCGGCGAGATCTTTG GATGAGCATTCTAGACATGGTAAGGAGAAAGATGAATCTGATCATGCCATGGCACTTTCTCTGTCTGAAGATTGGAAAAGACCAG GATATAGATGGAGAACAAATCACGACGAAGAACTCGCTAAGGCGCTTCAGGATAACCTCAATTCATCAGGATATCCTCCTTATGCCCCTAATCAATCTACATATCCTCCTTATGCCCCTTCACAATATCACCACAGAGGTTACAG AATTTGTGGTGGCTGCCATAGTGACATTGGTTATGGCAATTATTTGGGATGCATGGGACAGTTTTTTCATCCAGATTGCTTTCGTTGTTCGTCTTGTCGCTATCCGATTACTGAGAATGAGGTAGTTTTATATAAAA GTAAAGATCCATATCATAAGTCATGTTTCAAAGAGTTGACTCATCCCAAATGTGAAGTCTGCCATCAATAT ATCCCAACAAATGATGCCGGTTTGATAGAGTATAGATGCCATCCATTCTGGTCTCAGAAATACTGTCCATCACACGAACATGATCATACAGCTCGATGCTGCAGTTGTGAACGCTTGGAG TCCCGGAATACGAGATACTATTGTTTGGAAGACGGACGGAGCTTATGCTTAGAATGCATGGAATCTGCTATTACAGACACCGGTGACTGCCAACCACTTTACCATTCCATCAGAGATTATTATGAAGGGATGAATATGAAGCTGGATCAGCAAATTCCTATGCTTCTTGTCGAAAGACAAGCGCTTAACGAAGCTATTGTTGGGGAGAAAAAT GGGTATCATCACATGCCTGAGACGCGGGGTTTATGCCTATCGGAAGAACAAACTGTTACTAGT ATACAAAGGAGACCAAGGATTGGTGGAAATAGACTAGTTGGAATTAGAACCCAACCGCAAAAGCTGACTCGAAAAAGCTGTGAGGTTACTGCTATTCTCGTACTTTACGGTCTTCCAAG ACTACTAACCGGTGCTATTCTTGCTCATGAGTTGATGCACGGTTGGTTGCgtctaaaag GTTACCGAAATCTGAGTCCTGAAGTAGAAGAAGGTATATGCCAAGTACTCTCGTACATGTGGCTCGAATCAGAAGTAGTATTGCCATCGAAAAGCATGCCATCTACATCcgcagcagcagcagcatcCTCTTCCTCCTCTTCTTCATTGTCTTCAAAGAAAGGCGGAAAATCCAACGTGGAAAATAAATTGGGAGAGTTTTTCATGCATCAAATAGCCAATGATGCATCCCCTGCTTATGGAGGAGGCTTCAGGTCTGCAAATGCTGCTGTCAATAAGTACGGTTTACGTCGAACTTTGGATCATATCCGGCTTACAGGACACTTCCCTTTGTAA
- the LOC126662317 gene encoding protein DA1-related 2 isoform X6, producing MAPPASFSPSSERKSRLMKWLSKFFKSGPSGGGRGGGSSRHPQLLGEENMVSLRAPARSLDEHSRHGKEKDESDHAMALSLSEDWKRPGYRWRTNHDEELAKALQDNLNSSGYPPYAPNQSTYPPYAPSQYHHRGYRICGGCHSDIGYGNYLGCMGQFFHPDCFRCSSCRYPITENEVVLYKSKDPYHKSCFKELTHPKCEVCHQYIPTNDAGLIEYRCHPFWSQKYCPSHEHDHTARCCSCERLESRNTRYYCLEDGRSLCLECMESAITDTGDCQPLYHSIRDYYEGMNMKLDQQIPMLLVERQALNEAIVGEKNGYHHMPETRGLCLSEEQTVTSIQRRPRIGGNRLVGIRTQPQKLTRKSCEVTAILVLYGLPRLLTGAILAHELMHGWLRLKGYRNLSPEVEEGICQVLSYMWLESEVVLPSKSMPSTSAAAAASSSSSSSLSSKKGGKSNVENKLGEFFMHQIANDASPAYGGGFRSANAAVNKYGLRRTLDHIRLTGHFPL from the exons ATGGCGCCTCCCGCTTCTTTTTCGCCGTCTTCAG AGAGGAAATCTCGGCTTATGAAATGGCTTAGTAAGTTTTTTAAAAGTGGGCCGAGTGGCGGCGGCCGCGGTGGCGGGAGTAGCCGGCATCCACAGCTTCTTGGAGAGGAAAATATGGTTAGCTTGCGTGCTCCGGCGAGATCTTTG GATGAGCATTCTAGACATGGTAAGGAGAAAGATGAATCTGATCATGCCATGGCACTTTCTCTGTCTGAAGATTGGAAAAGACCAG GATATAGATGGAGAACAAATCACGACGAAGAACTCGCTAAGGCGCTTCAGGATAACCTCAATTCATCAGGATATCCTCCTTATGCCCCTAATCAATCTACATATCCTCCTTATGCCCCTTCACAATATCACCACAGAGGTTACAG AATTTGTGGTGGCTGCCATAGTGACATTGGTTATGGCAATTATTTGGGATGCATGGGACAGTTTTTTCATCCAGATTGCTTTCGTTGTTCGTCTTGTCGCTATCCGATTACTGAGAATGAGGTAGTTTTATATAAAA GTAAAGATCCATATCATAAGTCATGTTTCAAAGAGTTGACTCATCCCAAATGTGAAGTCTGCCATCAATAT ATCCCAACAAATGATGCCGGTTTGATAGAGTATAGATGCCATCCATTCTGGTCTCAGAAATACTGTCCATCACACGAACATGATCATACAGCTCGATGCTGCAGTTGTGAACGCTTGGAG TCCCGGAATACGAGATACTATTGTTTGGAAGACGGACGGAGCTTATGCTTAGAATGCATGGAATCTGCTATTACAGACACCGGTGACTGCCAACCACTTTACCATTCCATCAGAGATTATTATGAAGGGATGAATATGAAGCTGGATCAGCAAATTCCTATGCTTCTTGTCGAAAGACAAGCGCTTAACGAAGCTATTGTTGGGGAGAAAAAT GGGTATCATCACATGCCTGAGACGCGGGGTTTATGCCTATCGGAAGAACAAACTGTTACTAGT ATACAAAGGAGACCAAGGATTGGTGGAAATAGACTAGTTGGAATTAGAACCCAACCGCAAAAGCTGACTCGAAAAAGCTGTGAGGTTACTGCTATTCTCGTACTTTACGGTCTTCCAAG ACTACTAACCGGTGCTATTCTTGCTCATGAGTTGATGCACGGTTGGTTGCgtctaaaag GTTACCGAAATCTGAGTCCTGAAGTAGAAGAAGGTATATGCCAAGTACTCTCGTACATGTGGCTCGAATCAGAAGTAGTATTGCCATCGAAAAGCATGCCATCTACATCcgcagcagcagcagcatcCTCTTCCTCCTCTTCTTCATTGTCTTCAAAGAAAGGCGGAAAATCCAACGTGGAAAATAAATTGGGAGAGTTTTTCATGCATCAAATAGCCAATGATGCATCCCCTGCTTATGGAGGAGGCTTCAGGTCTGCAAATGCTGCTGTCAATAAGTACGGTTTACGTCGAACTTTGGATCATATCCGGCTTACAGGACACTTCCCTTTGTAA
- the LOC126662317 gene encoding protein DA1-related 2 isoform X4, whose amino-acid sequence MAPPASFSPSSGVSYISNPCIYERKSRLMKWLSKFFKSGPSGGGRGGGSSRHPQLLGEENMVSLRAPARSLDEHSRHGKEKDESDHAMALSLSEDWKRPGYRWRTNHDEELAKALQDNLNSSGYPPYAPNQSTYPPYAPSQYHHRGYRICGGCHSDIGYGNYLGCMGQFFHPDCFRCSSCRYPITENEFSLSGKDPYHKSCFKELTHPKCEVCHQYIPTNDAGLIEYRCHPFWSQKYCPSHEHDHTARCCSCERLESRNTRYYCLEDGRSLCLECMESAITDTGDCQPLYHSIRDYYEGMNMKLDQQIPMLLVERQALNEAIVGEKNGYHHMPETRGLCLSEEQTVTSIQRRPRIGGNRLVGIRTQPQKLTRKSCEVTAILVLYGLPRLLTGAILAHELMHGWLRLKGYRNLSPEVEEGICQVLSYMWLESEVVLPSKSMPSTSAAAAASSSSSSSLSSKKGGKSNVENKLGEFFMHQIANDASPAYGGGFRSANAAVNKYGLRRTLDHIRLTGHFPL is encoded by the exons ATGGCGCCTCCCGCTTCTTTTTCGCCGTCTTCAGGTGTCAGTTATATTTCTAATCCTTGTATTTATG AGAGGAAATCTCGGCTTATGAAATGGCTTAGTAAGTTTTTTAAAAGTGGGCCGAGTGGCGGCGGCCGCGGTGGCGGGAGTAGCCGGCATCCACAGCTTCTTGGAGAGGAAAATATGGTTAGCTTGCGTGCTCCGGCGAGATCTTTG GATGAGCATTCTAGACATGGTAAGGAGAAAGATGAATCTGATCATGCCATGGCACTTTCTCTGTCTGAAGATTGGAAAAGACCAG GATATAGATGGAGAACAAATCACGACGAAGAACTCGCTAAGGCGCTTCAGGATAACCTCAATTCATCAGGATATCCTCCTTATGCCCCTAATCAATCTACATATCCTCCTTATGCCCCTTCACAATATCACCACAGAGGTTACAG AATTTGTGGTGGCTGCCATAGTGACATTGGTTATGGCAATTATTTGGGATGCATGGGACAGTTTTTTCATCCAGATTGCTTTCGTTGTTCGTCTTGTCGCTATCCGATTACTGAGAATGAG TTTTCTTTGTCAGGTAAAGATCCATATCATAAGTCATGTTTCAAAGAGTTGACTCATCCCAAATGTGAAGTCTGCCATCAATAT ATCCCAACAAATGATGCCGGTTTGATAGAGTATAGATGCCATCCATTCTGGTCTCAGAAATACTGTCCATCACACGAACATGATCATACAGCTCGATGCTGCAGTTGTGAACGCTTGGAG TCCCGGAATACGAGATACTATTGTTTGGAAGACGGACGGAGCTTATGCTTAGAATGCATGGAATCTGCTATTACAGACACCGGTGACTGCCAACCACTTTACCATTCCATCAGAGATTATTATGAAGGGATGAATATGAAGCTGGATCAGCAAATTCCTATGCTTCTTGTCGAAAGACAAGCGCTTAACGAAGCTATTGTTGGGGAGAAAAAT GGGTATCATCACATGCCTGAGACGCGGGGTTTATGCCTATCGGAAGAACAAACTGTTACTAGT ATACAAAGGAGACCAAGGATTGGTGGAAATAGACTAGTTGGAATTAGAACCCAACCGCAAAAGCTGACTCGAAAAAGCTGTGAGGTTACTGCTATTCTCGTACTTTACGGTCTTCCAAG ACTACTAACCGGTGCTATTCTTGCTCATGAGTTGATGCACGGTTGGTTGCgtctaaaag GTTACCGAAATCTGAGTCCTGAAGTAGAAGAAGGTATATGCCAAGTACTCTCGTACATGTGGCTCGAATCAGAAGTAGTATTGCCATCGAAAAGCATGCCATCTACATCcgcagcagcagcagcatcCTCTTCCTCCTCTTCTTCATTGTCTTCAAAGAAAGGCGGAAAATCCAACGTGGAAAATAAATTGGGAGAGTTTTTCATGCATCAAATAGCCAATGATGCATCCCCTGCTTATGGAGGAGGCTTCAGGTCTGCAAATGCTGCTGTCAATAAGTACGGTTTACGTCGAACTTTGGATCATATCCGGCTTACAGGACACTTCCCTTTGTAA
- the LOC126662317 gene encoding protein DA1-related 2 isoform X2, whose protein sequence is MAPPASFSPSSGVSYISNPCIYGDFVSSYAERKSRLMKWLSKFFKSGPSGGGRGGGSSRHPQLLGEENMVSLRAPARSLDEHSRHGKEKDESDHAMALSLSEDWKRPGYRWRTNHDEELAKALQDNLNSSGYPPYAPNQSTYPPYAPSQYHHRGYRICGGCHSDIGYGNYLGCMGQFFHPDCFRCSSCRYPITENEFSLSGKDPYHKSCFKELTHPKCEVCHQYIPTNDAGLIEYRCHPFWSQKYCPSHEHDHTARCCSCERLESRNTRYYCLEDGRSLCLECMESAITDTGDCQPLYHSIRDYYEGMNMKLDQQIPMLLVERQALNEAIVGEKNGYHHMPETRGLCLSEEQTVTSIQRRPRIGGNRLVGIRTQPQKLTRKSCEVTAILVLYGLPRLLTGAILAHELMHGWLRLKGYRNLSPEVEEGICQVLSYMWLESEVVLPSKSMPSTSAAAAASSSSSSSLSSKKGGKSNVENKLGEFFMHQIANDASPAYGGGFRSANAAVNKYGLRRTLDHIRLTGHFPL, encoded by the exons ATGGCGCCTCCCGCTTCTTTTTCGCCGTCTTCAGGTGTCAGTTATATTTCTAATCCTTGTATTTATG GGGATTTTGTTTCTTCATACGCAGAGAGGAAATCTCGGCTTATGAAATGGCTTAGTAAGTTTTTTAAAAGTGGGCCGAGTGGCGGCGGCCGCGGTGGCGGGAGTAGCCGGCATCCACAGCTTCTTGGAGAGGAAAATATGGTTAGCTTGCGTGCTCCGGCGAGATCTTTG GATGAGCATTCTAGACATGGTAAGGAGAAAGATGAATCTGATCATGCCATGGCACTTTCTCTGTCTGAAGATTGGAAAAGACCAG GATATAGATGGAGAACAAATCACGACGAAGAACTCGCTAAGGCGCTTCAGGATAACCTCAATTCATCAGGATATCCTCCTTATGCCCCTAATCAATCTACATATCCTCCTTATGCCCCTTCACAATATCACCACAGAGGTTACAG AATTTGTGGTGGCTGCCATAGTGACATTGGTTATGGCAATTATTTGGGATGCATGGGACAGTTTTTTCATCCAGATTGCTTTCGTTGTTCGTCTTGTCGCTATCCGATTACTGAGAATGAG TTTTCTTTGTCAGGTAAAGATCCATATCATAAGTCATGTTTCAAAGAGTTGACTCATCCCAAATGTGAAGTCTGCCATCAATAT ATCCCAACAAATGATGCCGGTTTGATAGAGTATAGATGCCATCCATTCTGGTCTCAGAAATACTGTCCATCACACGAACATGATCATACAGCTCGATGCTGCAGTTGTGAACGCTTGGAG TCCCGGAATACGAGATACTATTGTTTGGAAGACGGACGGAGCTTATGCTTAGAATGCATGGAATCTGCTATTACAGACACCGGTGACTGCCAACCACTTTACCATTCCATCAGAGATTATTATGAAGGGATGAATATGAAGCTGGATCAGCAAATTCCTATGCTTCTTGTCGAAAGACAAGCGCTTAACGAAGCTATTGTTGGGGAGAAAAAT GGGTATCATCACATGCCTGAGACGCGGGGTTTATGCCTATCGGAAGAACAAACTGTTACTAGT ATACAAAGGAGACCAAGGATTGGTGGAAATAGACTAGTTGGAATTAGAACCCAACCGCAAAAGCTGACTCGAAAAAGCTGTGAGGTTACTGCTATTCTCGTACTTTACGGTCTTCCAAG ACTACTAACCGGTGCTATTCTTGCTCATGAGTTGATGCACGGTTGGTTGCgtctaaaag GTTACCGAAATCTGAGTCCTGAAGTAGAAGAAGGTATATGCCAAGTACTCTCGTACATGTGGCTCGAATCAGAAGTAGTATTGCCATCGAAAAGCATGCCATCTACATCcgcagcagcagcagcatcCTCTTCCTCCTCTTCTTCATTGTCTTCAAAGAAAGGCGGAAAATCCAACGTGGAAAATAAATTGGGAGAGTTTTTCATGCATCAAATAGCCAATGATGCATCCCCTGCTTATGGAGGAGGCTTCAGGTCTGCAAATGCTGCTGTCAATAAGTACGGTTTACGTCGAACTTTGGATCATATCCGGCTTACAGGACACTTCCCTTTGTAA
- the LOC126661041 gene encoding AAA-ATPase At3g28510-like — protein MENLKSSVLFMCLWSTYQQLFPSIFQYYIDSIWYKLKNYFNPTMCVKFEEYPDEARFMRNDAFAAIQSYLGSRSTDQVQQLKGELTKKSKSFLFSMDDDEVVLDYFNGVKLKWKSVTIKPNPKSISLYNSVTSKRQYLLKFHPKHRVQVLDQYLNHVVAVGKAATVKNRKRKLYTNNPSDNWWGYRHNLWSHVIFEHPATFETIAMDPTKKTTIMNDLVAFSKEKDFFSKVGRPWKRGYLLYGPPGTGKSSLIAAIANYLDYNIYDIELTAVKDNTELRKLLIDINSKSVIVIEDIDCSLNLTGQRSSGVKDKNNNDPLKDLIGSSGGGGGGDESDSDEKKKGSKVTLSGLLNFIDGLWSASGSERIVIFTTNHKEKLDPALIRQGRMDYHIEMSYCKLEGFKILAQKYLNIDSHVLFGKIGELLDRVDVTPAEVAELLMPVIVPGSDVDCILKSLVEAVEKKGDEVAKQKKAEEEAEGNKRKALKYVLKKLKKLGRV, from the coding sequence ATGGAGAATTTAAAATCAAGTGTTTTATTCATGTGTTTATGGTCTACGTACCAACAATTATTTCCATCGATTTTTCAGTACTACATTGATTCAATATGGTACAAATTGAAGAATTACTTCAATCCGACAATGTGCGTAAAATTCGAGGAGTATCCCGATGAAGCTCGATTCATGCGTAACGATGCGTTCGCCGCAATTCAATCGTATCTAGGCTCGAGATCCACCGACCAAGTTCAGCAACTCAAAGGTGAATTAACTAAAAAGAGTAAATCCTTTTTATTTTCCATGGATGATGACGAAGTTGTTCTTGATTATTTTAACGGCGTTAAACTTAAATGGAAGTCCGTTACTATAAAACCCAACCCTAAATCCATATCTTTATACAATTCCGTTACTTCTAAACGGCAATATCTTCTCAAATTTCACCCGAAGCATAGAGTTCAAGTTCTTGATCAGTACTTAAACCATGTGGTCGCCGTTGGAAAGGCGGCGACGGTCAAGAATCGGAAACGTAAGCTCTACACTAATAATCCGAGTGATAATTGGTGGGGTTATAGGCATAATCTATGGAGTCACGTGATTTTTGAACATCCGGCGACGTTTGAGACGATCGCGATGGATCCGACAAAGAAGACGACGATCATGAACGATCTCGTAGCCTTTTCGAaagaaaaagattttttttcgAAAGTTGGCCGGCCGTGGAAGCGTGGTTATCTTCTGTATGGACCGCCGGGAACCGGCAAATCGAGTTTGATCGCTGCCATTGCTAATTACTTGgattataatatttatgatattgAGTTGACGGCGGTTAAAGATAACACTGAGTTAAGGAAGCTTTTGATTGATATTAATAGTAAGTCTGTCATTGTTATTGAAGATATTGACTGTTCGCTTAATCTGACGGGACAAAGAAGTAGCGGAGTAAAAGATAAGAATAATAATGATCCGTTGAAGGATTTGATTGGCAGTAGCGGCGGAGGCGGCGGCGGTGATGAGTCTGACTCTGACGAGAAGAAGAAAGGTAGTAAGGTGACTCTGTCAGGTTTATTAAATTTCATTGACGGACTTTGGTCGGCGAGTGGAAGCGAAAGGATTGTGATATTTACGACGAATCATAAAGAGAAACTTGATCCGGCGCTGATCCGACAGGGGAGAATGGATTATCATATAGAGATGTCGTATTGTAAACTCGAGGGTTTCAAGATTCTGGCGCAGAAGTATTTGAATATTGATTCGCATGTGTTGTTTGGAAAGATTGGTGAGTTGCTTGACCGAGTTGATGTAACTCCGGCGGAGGTGGCGGAGCTTTTGATGCCGGTTATTGTACCGGGAAGTGACGTGGATTGTATTCTGAAGAGTTTGGTAGAAGCTGTGGAGAAGAAGGGAGATGAAGTTGCCAAGCAGAAGAAAGCTGAGGAAGAAGCTGagggaaataaaagaaaagctttaaaatatgttttgaagaaattgaaaaaactTGGAagagtttag